One Mesorhizobium sp. L-2-11 genomic region harbors:
- a CDS encoding SAM-dependent methyltransferase, with protein MEAADRAARIVRTVIETLKPGFAVRLWNGERIGPATGPVVTINDQDIVWQVMRRPNLSTLIEMWISKTIDVEDGSLFDFYALPANGKLRTKLKSLPKLAVLRDLPAVLFSRKQMTARTDLSGRNPFVSGSNRQAIQHHYDISNAFYRLFLDERMVYSCGYFTDFTNGIDQAQKDKLDHICRKLRLKPGEKLLDIGCGWGAMLIHAAKNYGVVGHGVSLSQAQTELARERIRAEGLEDRITIEIKSYAELSGSFDKISSIGMFEHLGLANHAAYFSTIHRLLKPGGVYLHHAITRRDKGSIKKTLRKGPEFKALIKYIFPGGELDTIGMTLGNLEAHGFLVYDVENLREHYARTCRLWAERLHARFDEAIAEVGEAKARLWLLYLTGCSITFERASAQVFQTVVTKRARGPSGLPPTRADLYR; from the coding sequence ATGGAGGCAGCCGACAGAGCCGCACGGATCGTTCGAACAGTTATCGAGACGTTGAAGCCGGGTTTCGCGGTCAGGCTGTGGAACGGCGAGCGAATCGGCCCCGCCACCGGCCCGGTGGTCACCATCAACGACCAGGACATCGTCTGGCAGGTGATGCGCCGGCCCAACCTCTCGACGCTGATCGAAATGTGGATCTCCAAGACCATCGACGTGGAAGACGGGTCGCTGTTCGATTTCTACGCTCTGCCTGCGAACGGCAAGCTCAGGACGAAGCTGAAGTCGTTGCCCAAGCTCGCGGTCCTGCGCGACCTGCCGGCCGTGCTGTTTTCGCGAAAGCAGATGACGGCGCGGACCGACCTTTCCGGGCGCAACCCCTTCGTCAGCGGGTCGAACAGGCAAGCGATCCAGCATCACTACGATATTTCGAACGCCTTCTACCGGCTCTTCCTCGATGAACGCATGGTCTATAGCTGCGGCTATTTCACCGATTTCACCAACGGCATCGACCAGGCGCAGAAAGACAAGCTCGATCATATCTGCCGCAAGCTCCGGCTGAAGCCGGGCGAAAAGCTGCTCGACATCGGCTGCGGCTGGGGAGCCATGCTCATCCATGCCGCGAAAAACTACGGCGTCGTAGGCCATGGCGTCTCGCTGTCGCAAGCCCAGACTGAGCTCGCCCGCGAGCGCATCCGTGCTGAGGGACTGGAGGATCGCATCACCATCGAGATAAAGTCCTATGCCGAGCTGTCCGGCTCCTTCGACAAGATCTCGTCGATCGGCATGTTCGAGCATCTCGGGCTGGCCAACCACGCCGCCTATTTCTCGACCATTCATCGCCTGCTCAAGCCGGGCGGCGTCTATCTGCACCACGCCATCACCCGGCGCGACAAGGGCAGCATCAAGAAGACCTTGCGCAAGGGCCCGGAATTCAAGGCGCTGATCAAATACATCTTTCCCGGCGGCGAGCTCGATACGATCGGCATGACCCTCGGCAATCTCGAGGCGCACGGGTTCCTCGTCTACGATGTCGAGAATTTGCGCGAGCACTACGCCCGCACCTGCCGTCTGTGGGCCGAGCGCCTCCACGCCCGCTTCGACGAAGCGATCGCCGAGGTCGGCGAAGCCAAGGCGCGCCTCTGGCTGCTTTATCTCACCGGCTGTTCGATCACTTTCGAACGCGCCTCGGCGCAGGTTTTCCAAACCGTCGTCACCAAGCGCGCGCGGGGCCCGAGCGGACTGCCGCCGACGCGGGCAGATCTTTATCGGTGA
- the acs gene encoding acetate--CoA ligase has product MSEVHVHRVQPAWKKNALIDNDTYLKWYADSVKNPDKFWGKHGKRIDWFKPYSKVKNTSFDGKVSIKWFEDGETNVSWNCIDRHLKKRGDQTAIIWEGDNPYDDRKITYNELYAHVCRLANVMKKHGVRKGDRVTIYMPMIPEAAYAMLACTRIGAIHSVVFGGFSPDALAGRIDDCKSSFVITADEGLRGGKPIPLKDNTDKAIEIAAKAGTKVEKVVVVRRTGGKTGWVAGRDVWYHDEVATVKAECKPEKMKAEDPLFILYTSGSTGKPKGVLHTTAGYLVYVSMTHQYVFDYHDGDIYWCTADVGWVTGHSYIVYGPLANGATTLMFEGVPNYPSQSRFWEVIDKHKVNIFYTAPTALRALMGAGDTHVTKTSRKSLRVLGTVGEPINPEAWEWYFNVVGNGKVPIVDTWWQTETGGILIAPLPGATPLKAGSATRPFFGVKPQLVDGDGNVLEGVASGNLCIADSWPGQMRTVYGDHERFVQTYFSTYKGKYFTGDGCRRDADGYYWITGRVDDVINVSGHRMGTAEVESALVSHDKVSEAAVVGYPHDIKGQGIYCYVTLMAGENPNEELRKELVAHVRKDIGAIATPDKIQFAPGLPKTRSGKIMRRILRKIAEDDFAALGDTSTLADPAVVDDLIANRQNKRI; this is encoded by the coding sequence ATGTCCGAGGTTCATGTCCATCGCGTCCAGCCGGCGTGGAAGAAGAATGCGCTGATCGACAATGACACCTATTTGAAATGGTACGCCGACAGCGTGAAGAACCCGGACAAATTCTGGGGAAAGCACGGCAAGCGCATCGACTGGTTCAAGCCCTACAGCAAGGTCAAGAACACCTCCTTCGACGGTAAGGTCTCGATCAAATGGTTCGAGGATGGCGAGACCAATGTTTCGTGGAACTGCATCGACCGGCATCTGAAGAAGCGCGGCGATCAGACTGCCATCATCTGGGAAGGCGACAATCCCTACGACGACAGGAAAATCACCTATAACGAGCTCTACGCGCATGTCTGCCGGCTCGCCAATGTGATGAAGAAGCACGGCGTCAGGAAGGGCGACCGCGTCACCATCTACATGCCGATGATCCCGGAAGCCGCCTATGCGATGCTTGCCTGCACACGCATCGGCGCCATCCATTCGGTGGTCTTCGGCGGCTTCTCACCCGACGCGCTGGCCGGCCGCATCGACGACTGCAAATCAAGCTTCGTCATCACCGCCGACGAGGGCCTGCGCGGCGGCAAGCCGATCCCGCTGAAGGACAACACCGACAAGGCGATAGAGATCGCCGCCAAGGCCGGAACGAAAGTCGAAAAGGTCGTCGTCGTGCGCCGCACTGGCGGCAAGACCGGCTGGGTGGCCGGACGCGACGTCTGGTATCACGACGAGGTCGCAACGGTTAAGGCGGAATGCAAGCCGGAGAAGATGAAGGCCGAGGACCCGCTGTTCATCCTCTACACATCGGGCTCGACCGGCAAGCCGAAGGGCGTTCTGCATACCACGGCCGGCTATCTCGTCTACGTCTCGATGACCCACCAATATGTCTTCGACTACCATGACGGCGACATCTACTGGTGCACCGCCGATGTCGGCTGGGTCACCGGCCACAGCTATATCGTCTACGGGCCGCTCGCCAACGGCGCCACCACGCTGATGTTCGAAGGCGTGCCGAACTATCCCTCGCAATCCCGCTTCTGGGAGGTCATCGACAAGCACAAGGTCAACATCTTCTACACCGCGCCGACGGCGTTGCGTGCGCTGATGGGCGCCGGCGACACCCATGTCACCAAAACCTCGCGCAAATCGCTGCGCGTGCTCGGCACGGTCGGCGAGCCGATCAATCCGGAAGCCTGGGAGTGGTATTTCAATGTCGTCGGTAACGGCAAGGTGCCGATTGTCGACACCTGGTGGCAGACCGAGACCGGCGGCATCCTGATAGCGCCGCTGCCCGGCGCCACCCCGCTTAAGGCGGGTTCCGCGACGCGGCCGTTCTTCGGCGTCAAGCCGCAACTGGTCGACGGCGACGGCAACGTGCTGGAAGGCGTTGCCAGCGGCAACCTCTGCATCGCCGATTCGTGGCCGGGCCAGATGCGCACTGTCTATGGCGACCACGAGCGCTTCGTGCAGACTTATTTTTCGACCTACAAGGGCAAGTATTTTACCGGTGATGGCTGCCGCCGCGACGCCGACGGCTATTACTGGATCACCGGCCGCGTCGACGACGTCATCAACGTCTCCGGCCATCGCATGGGCACGGCCGAGGTCGAATCCGCGCTGGTTTCGCACGACAAAGTCTCGGAAGCCGCCGTCGTCGGCTATCCGCACGACATCAAGGGCCAGGGCATCTACTGCTACGTCACATTGATGGCTGGCGAGAATCCGAACGAGGAACTGCGCAAGGAACTTGTCGCCCATGTCCGCAAGGACATCGGCGCCATCGCCACGCCCGACAAGATCCAATTCGCTCCGGGCCTGCCGAAAACCCGCTCTGGCAAGATCATGCGTCGCATCCTGCGCAAGATCGCCGAGGACGATTTTGCCGCACTCGGCGATACCTCGACGCTGGCCGACCCGGCGGTCGTCGACGACCTCATCGCCAACCGGCAGAACAAGAGGATCTGA
- a CDS encoding usg protein — translation MRDHSEMDLMLKGYGLTTAKILYHFPDHPHLLQSFIWQDYDIAPKFPVLIRFIEFWQTKLDGPLHSVSYTHQKLIAPNEWHKVDGEFMLH, via the coding sequence ATGCGCGACCATTCCGAAATGGACCTGATGCTCAAGGGCTACGGCTTGACCACGGCCAAGATTCTTTATCATTTTCCCGATCATCCGCATCTGCTGCAGAGCTTCATCTGGCAGGACTACGACATCGCTCCGAAATTTCCGGTGCTGATCCGGTTCATCGAGTTCTGGCAGACCAAGCTCGATGGTCCGCTGCATTCGGTGAGCTATACCCACCAAAAGCTGATCGCGCCCAACGAGTGGCACAAGGTCGACGGCGAGTTCATGCTGCACTAG
- a CDS encoding aldo/keto reductase — MDYRRLGASGLKVPALSFGAGTFGGSGPLFGAWGNSDATEARRLLDICLEAGVNLFDTADVYSNGASEEVLGAAIKGRRDAVLISTKTSLPMGDGPNDAGSSRSRLINAVEDALKRLGTDYIDLLQLHAFDAATPIEEVLSTLDSLVRAGKLRYVGVSNFSGWQVMKSLGLADKHGYPRYVAHQVYYSLVGRDYEWELMPLGLDQGVGALVWSPLGWGRLTGKIRRGEPLPEKSRLHDTASFGPPVEDELLYRVVDALEAVASETGKTVPQIAINWLLQRPTVASVIIGARNEDQLRQNLGAVGWSLTSDQIKTLDAASAVTAAYPYFPYRRQEGFARLSPPAV, encoded by the coding sequence TTCGGCGCCTGGGGCAACAGCGATGCGACGGAAGCGCGGCGGCTGCTCGACATCTGCCTGGAGGCCGGCGTCAACCTGTTCGACACCGCCGACGTCTACTCGAACGGCGCCTCCGAGGAAGTGCTCGGCGCGGCGATCAAGGGCCGCCGTGACGCCGTGCTGATCTCGACCAAGACCTCGCTGCCGATGGGCGACGGACCCAACGATGCCGGCTCCTCCCGTTCGCGCCTCATCAATGCGGTCGAGGACGCGCTGAAGCGTCTCGGCACCGATTACATCGACCTGCTGCAGCTGCATGCTTTCGATGCCGCAACGCCGATCGAGGAGGTACTGTCGACGCTGGACAGTCTCGTGCGCGCCGGCAAGCTGCGCTATGTCGGCGTCTCCAACTTTTCCGGCTGGCAGGTGATGAAATCGCTCGGCCTGGCGGACAAGCACGGCTACCCGCGCTACGTCGCCCATCAGGTCTATTATTCGCTGGTCGGGCGCGACTATGAATGGGAGTTGATGCCGCTCGGCCTCGACCAAGGCGTTGGCGCGCTGGTGTGGAGCCCGCTCGGCTGGGGCCGCCTGACCGGAAAAATCCGCCGCGGCGAGCCACTGCCGGAAAAAAGCCGGCTGCACGACACCGCAAGCTTCGGGCCGCCGGTCGAAGACGAGTTGCTCTACAGGGTTGTCGATGCGCTCGAAGCCGTGGCCAGCGAAACCGGCAAGACCGTGCCGCAGATCGCCATCAACTGGTTGCTGCAGCGGCCGACCGTCGCCTCCGTCATAATTGGCGCGCGCAACGAGGATCAGCTGCGCCAGAACCTCGGCGCCGTCGGTTGGTCATTGACATCAGACCAGATCAAGACACTCGACGCGGCAAGCGCGGTGACCGCAGCCTATCCATATTTTCCGTATCGCCGGCAGGAGGGTTTTGCCCGGCTGAGCCCGCCTGCGGTCTGA